In one window of Branchiostoma floridae strain S238N-H82 chromosome 14, Bfl_VNyyK, whole genome shotgun sequence DNA:
- the LOC118430938 gene encoding circumsporozoite protein-like: MEVRGARLSAKKQHVHKGVDDGDVPPPLPPKPHQPPKKYEDVDPHGESILALSSGPKQKRDKRVDDRNVPPPLPARNLPPSTYEDVDPHGDSILALSSGPKQNGDKRVDGRNVPPPLPARNLPPNTYEDVDPNGDSVIVLGSGLQRAVPKEPLPRKRTETDKENELSKGRNEEEANRKYEDVDPVGYGILEESKQACRKNEGLDLGSSGVNVILNSGLKRALPDLPPPRKLGKGDDVAVCPMQNDESCSDPFNKPGNSAGH; the protein is encoded by the coding sequence atggaggtacGTGGTGCAAGACTGTCCGCCAAAAAACAGCATGTTCATAAAGGCGTGGATGATGGAGATGTTCCGCCGCCATTGCCGCCAAAACCTCATCAACCACCAAAAAAGTACGAAGACGTGGATCCTCATGGTGAGAGTATCCTTGCATTGAGTTCTGGGCCTAAACAAAAGCGTGATAAAAGAGTAGACGATAGAAATGTCCCGCCGCCATTGCCGGCCAGAAATCTACCGCCAAGCACGTACGAAGACGTGGATCCTCATGGTGACAGTATCCTTGCATTGAGTTCCGGGCCTAAACAAAATGGTGATAAAAGAGTAGACGGTAGAAATGTCCCGCCACCATTGCCGGCCAGAAACCTACCGCCAAACACGTACGAAGACGTGGATCCAAATGGTGACAGTGTCATTGTGTTGGGTTCTGGGCTACAACGCGCTGTACCTAAAGAGCCCCTACCTCGAAAACGTACAGAAACGGACAAAGAAAATGAACTCTCGaaaggaagaaatgaagaagaagCCAACAGAAAGTATGAAGACGTGGATCCCGTTGGTTACGGTATCTTAGAAGAGTCCAAACAGGCGTGCCGAAAGAACGAAGGGTTGGATCTAGGGTCCAGCGGTGTAAATGTGATATTAAACTCTGGTTTGAAACGCGCATTACCCGACTTACCCCCTCCTCGCAAACTCGGAAAAGGAGACGACGTGGCGGTGTGTCCAATGCAAAATGATGAATCGTGCTCGGATCCGTTCAACAAACCAGGGAACAGCGCTGGACATTAA